A stretch of DNA from Anopheles ziemanni chromosome 3, idAnoZiCoDA_A2_x.2, whole genome shotgun sequence:
TGATGCAGAAGATCACAATGAACAGCAATCCCAACTTGGCCATTTTGTAACTGATAGTAGTGGTTGACCGCGCACTAGGTTAAAGATGAGCGAGCGTTAGAACGAACGAATCGTAACGTTGGGATCCTACACCGACGAGTTATCGCGCACGAATGCTACAAGTCGTCGCACTTGaactgatattttatttactttactcGGGGCTGGCGTACTTCACCTACGTATACCACCGACTGTCGACTATCGTGGCTATAGCATTTGCTGGTTAATTCATGCTATGATTGCGATTGTGTGTACATGCGCAACCTTACATGTATGAGTTACTCCCTTAAAATCGTCGCGGAATCCCTTTTCCCGCTTATCAGCCGAATGACCATTCACGGCGCAATGGTCCGTCAATGATCGACGTCAAGTATTTGTGGTTGTATGCGCGTGTTCTTTCGGTACGTAAGCTCCCTACTTGATAACAAAcgatcgtttttatttttgcttcgccagatatttatatttattatcaATGCTTGTAAACTAAACTTTTCTTAGATTTTTGTCATGACAAACAATAAACTATGTTATgtttaagtaaaaaaaatagacccttttatataattttaatgATACAAAATTAATATACCATAAAAAAGTTGAATATTTGTTGTAATTCATTTTGATTCAAAAGTTTTATTATCCAAATTACAAAACTTtctcaattaaattaattagttAGCGACGATTTTTCGAATAATTTCTAACATATGTTAATTTTCTCAATTCAATCTAAATGATCTTAATACTAACCGAAATATTGGTTCCCGAAAACTGAAAAGTTTTCATAATTGATTACAATGCTAGAAGTACTTCTACTCCATACTATAATATACTATACTAAAATCACTATTAAAATAAACCGCTCCTATTACAATCACTCTGAAGCATTGGGCTCAGTATAAGACCCAAACAACCTATTTGCCATTTTTCCGGTGTCGCCGCAACGTTTTTGTCAATACCATCGTTAACATTCAGCTCAATTGAAAGCCAATGCCAATGACAGCGTTCCTTGATCTAGTTTAGAGTGGAAAAAACATGTGACTCCCAACTCGTGGCGAGGTAGACCGAGCGGAAAGGGCTCAATTGACCCATTAGGTCGACAACTCGTCGTCGCTGCCGTCCGTGGCCAGTTGCGTCGCTTCCAGCTGGAGCCGGGCCCGTTGCACCTCCTGGCGGGCCTGACTCTCGAGCACCTGCAGTACACCCAGCACTATGTCGTAGAACCGTTCCGAGGTGGTGGACATGTACCGTAGCAGCTGATCGTGGCTTCGGTGAAAATCATTCGCGTCCCAGTGCCGCCTGCTGGTGTCCCTCCCCGAGCCGCTCAACGGTTCCTCCGCGACGTCTGGGACCGTTTCGCTCGACTCCAGCGAGAGTGCCATCAGCGGTTGTTCCGCGCGACCGCTGAGCAGTGTTCTTCCAAACAGCGGTAACTGTCGGTTgtgggaaaaaataataataaaagaagCAAGTAATATAAACAATcataagcacaaaaatacccgctcacatacacacacgtcgAGCTGGGTCGCGATTCGTACGATCATCTTAGTGCAATGGGCCATTATCAAATTACGCAAGCCGTCCGATTCCCGC
This window harbors:
- the LOC131284782 gene encoding uncharacterized protein LOC131284782, whose product is MKVAIVFALAGVLSSIGSGKCVSSVLKGVLNPELASARAATSSGVSKSPLLEIVLRILDTIQIIPKKRSRRNTHSLTPPGKSFWWMLPLFGRTLLSGRAEQPLMALSLESSETVPDVAEEPLSGSGRDTSRRHWDANDFHRSHDQLLRYMSTTSERFYDIVLGVLQVLESQARQEVQRARLQLEATQLATDGSDDELST